In Brachypodium distachyon strain Bd21 chromosome 2, Brachypodium_distachyon_v3.0, whole genome shotgun sequence, one genomic interval encodes:
- the LOC100845578 gene encoding putative serine/threonine-protein kinase, which produces MPACCCFRGRANPSKKHLSYSPSVPASSSEPETKKKKKFKVFTYRELRWATNNFHRSNKIGQGGFGAVYKGTLRDGSDVAVKVLSASSRQGIKEFLTEIHVIADVDHPNLVDLLGCCAHGDRHRILVYDLLPNGSLHRALLSSTAANGSSRRLPAAMTWRVRRGACVGVARGLAFLHEELGVVHRDIKASNVLLDADWAPKIGDFGLARLFPDNVTHVSTRVAGTTGYLAPEYAWHGQLTKKADVYSFGVLVLEIVTGKSSSRSLHHNCLYNDDDEKVLVERVWETFETGKLGDIIDPALVFLPETKEKEEAVRYMKVALLCTQAAPLRRPAMPQVVEMLERGDVRIRETEMTPPGYVVKSHHRQDGSDKKHSSVSSMLVNVSHSTVTEIAPR; this is translated from the exons ATGCCTGCTTGTTGCTGCTTCCGCGGCCGCGCTAATCCCAGCAAGAAACACCTCAGCTACTCCCCTTCCGTTCCCG CATCGTCATCGGAGCCGGAGacgaaaaagaagaagaagttcaAGGTGTTTACGTACAGGGAGCTGCGTTGGGCGACCAACAACTTCCACCGGAGCAACAAGATCGGCCAGGGCGGCTTCGGCGCCGTCTACAAGGGCACACTCCGCGACGGATCCGACGTGGCCGTCAAGGTGCTCTCCGCCAGCTCCCGCCAGGGGATCAAGGAGTTCCTCACCGAGATCCACGTCATCGCCGACGTGGACCACCCCAACCTCGTGGACCTCCTCGGCTGCTGCGCCCACGGCGACCGCCACCGCATCCTCGTCTACGACCTCCTCCCCAACGGCAGCCTCCACCGCGCCCTCCTCTCGAGCACGGCGGCCAACGGCTCCTCCCGTAggctgccggcggcgatgaCGTGGCGCGTCCGACGTGGCGCGTGCGTCGGCGTTGCGCGCGGGCTGGCGTTCCTGCACGAGGAGCTCGGCGTGGTGCACCGCGACATCAAGGCCAGCAACGTGCTTCTCGACGCCGACTGGGCGCCCAAGATCGGCGACTTCGGGCTCGCGAGGCTCTTCCCCGACAACGTCACCCACGTCAGCACACGCGTGGCGGGCACCACGGGTTACCTGGCGCCCGAGTACGCGTGGCACGGCCAGCTCACCAAGAAGGccgacgtgtacagcttcggcgtGCTCGTGCTGGAGATCGTCACCGGGAAGAGCAGCTCAAGAAGTCTCCACCATAATTGCCTCTacaacgacgacgatgagAAGGTGCTGGTTGAGAGGGTGTGGGAGACATTTGAGACCGGCAAGCTTGGTGACATCATCGACCCGGCTCTCGTGTTtctgccggagacgaaggagaaggaggaggccgtgagGTACATGAAGGTTGCGCTGCTTTGCACGCAGGCGGCGCCGCTTCGTCGGCCGGCGATGCCGCAGGTGGTCGAGATGCTGGAGAGAGGGGATGTGAGGATCAGGGAGACGGAGATGACGCCGCCAGGGTACGTGGTCAAGTCTCATCATCGTCAGGACGGGTCGGACAAGAAACATTCTTCCGTTTCGTCCATGCTTGTTAATGTTTCGCATAGTACTGTCACTGAGATTGCGCCAAGGTGA
- the LOC100826429 gene encoding mitochondrial dicarboxylate/tricarboxylate transporter DTC, whose protein sequence is MAEAKQQPQTAVAASGVWKTVKPFVNGGASGMLATCVIQPIDMVKVKIQLGEGSATSVTRKMLANEGVGSFYKGLSAGLLRQATYTTARLGSFRVLTNKAVEANDGKPLPLVQKAFIGLTAGAIGACVGSPADLALIRMQADSTLPVAQRRNYKNAFHALYRIVADEGVLALWKGAGPTVARAMSLNMGMLASYDQSVELLRDKLGTGETSTMLGASAVSGFFASACSLPFDYVKTQVQKMQPDATGKYPYTGSLDCALKTLKSGGPFKFYTGFPVYCVRIAPHVMMTWIFLNQIQKVEKRIGL, encoded by the exons atggCGGAGGcgaagcagcagccgcagacggcggtggcggccagCGGCGTGTGGAAGACGGTGAAGCCCTTCGTCAACGGCGGCGCCTCCGGCATGCTCGCCACCTGCGTCATCCAGCCCATCGACATGGTCAAG GTGAAGATCCAGTTGGGCGAGGGCTCTGCAACTTCTGTCACCAGGAAGATGCTTGCTAATGAGGGAGTTGGTTCCTTTTACAAG GGATTGTCAGCTGGTTTGCTAAGGCAAGCAACATACACAACCGCTCGTCTTGGATCCTTCAG GGTTTTAACAAATAAAGCAGTTGAAGCAAACGATGGGAAACCACTGCCCCTAGTCCAGAAAGCTTTTATTGGTCTCACTGCTGGGGCAATTGGAGCGTGTGTTGGTAGTCCTGCGGATTTGGCACTCATTAGGATGCAGGCTGATTCAACCTTACCAGTAGCCCAGCGCCGCAACTACAAGAATGCTTTTCACGCACTTTATCGTATTGTTGCTGACGAAGGTGTTCTGGCACTTTGGAAAGGTGCAGGTCCAACTGTAGCAAGAGCTATGTCGCTCAACATGGGCATGCTTGCCTCCTATGATCAGAGCGTTGAGTTACTTAGAGACAAACTTGGTACTGGAGAAACTTCTACAATGCTTG GGGCCAGTGCTGTTTCAGGATTCTTTGCATCTGCTTGCAGTTTGCCCTTCGATTATGTGAAGACACAGGTTCAAAAGATGCAGCCTGATGCCACTGGAAAGTACCCATATACTGGGTCTCTTGACTGTGCACTGAAGACCTTGAAGAGTGGCGGTCCATTTAAGTTCTACACTGGCTTTCCAGTCTACTGCGTCAGGATTGCTCCACATGTCATG ATGACTTGGATATTCTTGAATCAGATCCAGAAGGTCGAGAAGCGTATCGGTCTTTAA
- the LOC100845888 gene encoding putative CBL-interacting protein kinase 13: protein MARRLASSKGGSAREAACSKKPLLLGRFEVGKLLGQGNFAKVYHARNVGTGEEVAIKVIEKEKVFKSGLTSHIKREIAVLRRVRHPHIVQLYEVMATKLRIYFVMEYVRGGELFARVSKGPLPEPDARRYFQQLVSAVAFCHARGVYHRDIKPENLLVDDAGDLKVSDFGLSAVAEQMRHDGLFHTFCGTPAYVAPEVLSRRGYDAAKADLWSCGVVLFVLGAGFLPFQDRNLVGMYRKIHRGEFRCPRWFSPDLLRLLRRLLDTKPQRRAAVEEIMEDAWFKVGFRRFSFRVEDDRSFTCFDLEDYLEAPTPPDTPRTADEGEDAHAAAACEEEGPRKKEGRRMLTSCGSSPSLLEGGFGPKLGGSSMRRSSLNAFDLISFSAGFDLSGLFEEDGGGGGGGGEAVSEGGAARFVSAAPAERILAALEGAAAAAGMAARAREDGSVVIEGTREGAHGALAVAAEIYELTAELVVVEVRRRAGGTAEYDEFFRARLKPALRHLLCDDDKQLPPPCIDAADELSRSV from the coding sequence ATGGCGCGGAGGCTTGCAAGCAGCAAGGGAGGCAGCGCGCGTGAGGCGGCGTGCAGCAAgaagccgctgctgctgggccGGTTCGAGGTCGGGAAGCTCCTCGGCCAGGGCAACTTCGCCAAGGTGTACCACGCCCGCAACGTAGGCACGGGGGAGGAAGTGGCCATCAAGGTgatcgagaaggagaaggTCTTCAAATCGGGGCTCACGTCCCACATCAAGCGGGAGATCGCCGTGCTCCGGCGCGTGCGCCACCCGCACATCGTGCAGCTCTACGAGGTCATGGCCACCAAGCTCCGCATCTACTTCGTCATGGAGTACGTCCGCGGCGGGGAGCTCTTCGCCAGGGTCTCCAAGGGGCCCTTGCCGGAGCCCGACGCCCGGCGCTACTTCCAGCAGCTGGTCTCCGCCGTCGCCTTCTGCCACGCGCGCGGGGTGTACCACCGGGACATCAAGCCGGAGAACCTCCTGGTTGACGACGCCGGGGACCTCAAGGTCTCCGACTTCGGGCTCTCGGCGGTCGCCGAGCAGATGCGGCATGACGGGCTGTTCCACACCTTCTGCGGCACCCCGGCGTACGTCGCCCCCGAGGTGCTCTCCCGGCGCGGGTACGACGCCGCCAAGGCGGATCTCTGGTCCTGCGGCGTCGTGCTCTTCGTGCTCGGCGCCGGGTTCCTCCCGTTCCAGGACCGGAACCTCGTCGGCATGTACCGGAAGATCCACCGGGGCGAGTTCCGCTGCCCCAGGTGGTTCTCGCCGGACCTCCTCAGGCTCTTGCGCCGTTTGCTGGACACGAAGCCGCAGCGAAGGGCTGCGGTGGAGGAGATCATGGAGGATGCGTGGTTCAAGGTCGGGTTCCGGAGATTCTCGTTCCGTGTCGAGGATGATCGCTCGTTTACTTGCTTCGATTTGGAGGATTACCTCGaagcgcccacgccgccggacACCCCGCGGACGGCGGATGAAGGGGAAGACGCTcacgctgctgctgcgtgcgaggaggaaggaccgaggaagaaggaagggAGGAGGATGCTGACGTCATGTGGGTCGTCACCGTCGTTGCTGGAAGGGGGGTTCGGGCCAAAGCTTGGGGGGAGCTCGATGCGGCGGTCGAGCCTGAACGCGTTCGATCTGATATCCTTCTCGGCGGGGTTTGATTTGTCCGGGCTGTTCGAGgaagatggtggtggtggtggaggaggcggagaggcCGTaagcgagggcggcgcggcgaggttcgtgtcggcggcgccggcggagcggatcctggcggcgctggagggggcggcggcggcggcgggcatggCGGCAAGGGCGAGGGAGGACGGGTCCGTGGTCATAGAGGGGACCCGCGAAGGAGCGCACGGCGcgctggcggtggcggcggagatcTACGAGCTCACGGCGGAGCTGGTGGTCGTCGAGGTGCGGCGCAGGGCCGGCGGCACCGCCGAGTACGACGAGTTCTTCCGGGCGCGCCTCAAGCCCGCGTTGCGCCACCTGCTCTGCGACGACGATaagcagctgccgccgccgtgcatcgacgccgccgacgAACTCTCCCGGAGCGTATGA
- the LOC104582515 gene encoding uncharacterized protein LOC104582515, with the protein MAAAGEASSTVLRFFSFIGAGVICTKAINTYLDYERKQEASAAAEAAGSAEAAASTAVVVASDAPPARTVTAAKP; encoded by the exons atggccgccgccggcgaagccTCCTCCACGGTCCTCCGCTTCTTCAGCTTCATCGGTGCCGGAG TGATCTGCACAAAGGCCATCAACACGTATCTCGACTACGAGCGCAAGCAGgaggcctccgccgccgcagaggCGGCAGGATCCGCTGAAgccgctgcctccaccgccgtggtggtagcatctgACGCGCCTCCTGCGCGCACCGTCACCGCCGCGAAGCCCTGA
- the LOC100829174 gene encoding CBL-interacting protein kinase 5: protein MEKKAAILMNRYELGRMLGQGTFAKVYHARHLASNQSVAIKVIDKEKVLRVGMIEQIKREISIMRLVRHPNVVHLHEVMASKSKIYFAMEYVRGGELFGKVARGRLKEDAARKYFQQLIGAVDFCHSRGVYHRDLKPENLLVDEHGNLKVSDFGLSALKECQKQDGLLHTTCGTPAYVAPEIINKKGYDGAKADIWSCGIILFVLLAGYLPFQDSNLVEMYRKISKGDVRYPHWFTSDVRKLLCKLLDPNPNSRITIEKLVEHPWFKKGYKPAVMLGQPHGSNSLTDVQAAFGTDQKDNKAEQPESPLKPVSLNAFDIISLSKGFDLSGLFDDQEQKANSRFMTQKPASAIVSKLEQIAETESFKVKKQDGLVKLQGSKEGRKGQLAIDAEIFEVTPSFYVVEVKKSAGDTLEYERFCKKDLRPSLNDICWNGQSDEKLRSLADSSTLTQSSKSTTRNAI, encoded by the coding sequence atggagaagaaggccgccaTCCTCATGAACCGGTACGAGCTCGGCCGCATGCTCGGGCAAGGCACCTTTGCCAAGGTGTACCATGCACGGCACCTTGCGTCCAACCAGAGTGTCGCCATCAAGGTCATTGACAAGGAGAAGGTGTTGCGTGTTGGCATGATTGAGCAGATCAAGCGGGAGATCTCCATCATGCGCCTTGTTCGCCACCCCAATGTCGTCCACCTGCACGAGGTCATGGCCAGCAAGAGCAAGATATACTTTGCAATGGAGTATGTTCGGGGAGGTGAGCTCTTTGGCAAGGTAGCCAGGGGCCGACTCAAGGAAGATGCTGCTAGGAAGTACTTTCAACAGCTGATAGGGGCTGTGGACTTCTGCCACAGCCGTGGTGTCTATCACCGGGACCTCAAACCCGAGAACCTCCTCGTGGACGAGCACGGAAACCTCAAGGTGTCAGACTTTGGGCTGAGTGCCCTCAAGGAGTGTCAGAAGCAAGACGGGCTGCTGCACACGACGTGCGGCACACCTGCATATGTTGCACCAGAGATAATCAACAAGAAGGGCTATGATGGAGCAAAGGCAGACATATGGTCTTGTGGTATCATACTTTTTGTTCTGCTTGCTGGCTACTTACCATTCCAAGACTCAAATTTGGTGGAGATGTACCGGAAGATCAGCAAAGGTGATGTCAGGTATCCACATTGGTTCACTTCTGATGTCCGGAAGCTTCTATGCAAGTTGCTCGATCCAAATCCAAACAGTAGGATCACCATCGAGAAGCTGGTTGAGCACCCGTGGTTCAAAAAGGGTTACAAACCAGCAGTTATGCTGGGACAGCCACATGGCTCGAACAGCCTAACGGATGTCCAGGCTGCTTTCGGCACTGACCAGAAGGACAATAAAGCAGAACAACCAGAGAGCCCTTTGAAGCCAGTGAGCTTGAATGCATTTGACATCATATCCCTCTCCAAAGGATTTGATCTTTCTGGCCTATTTGACGACCAAGAGCAGAAAGCGAACTCGCGGTTCATGACCCAAAAACCCGCATCAGCAATAGTATCGAAGCTTGAGCAGATAGCTGAGACAGAGAGCTTCAAGGTGAAGAAGCAGGATGGACTGGTGAAGCTGCAGGGATCCAAAGAAGGGAGGAAGGGGCAGCTTGCAATCGATGCGGAGATCTTTGAAGTGACGCCATCCTTCTATGTCGTCGAGGTGAAGAAATCGGCAGGAGACACATTGGAGTACGAAAGGTTCTGCAAAAAGGACCTAAGACCTTCACTCAATGACATCTGCTGGAACGGGCAGTCAGATGAAAAGCTTCGATCACTAGCAGATTCATCAACTCTGACCCAGTCTTCTAAGTCGACCACAAGAAATGCCATTTGA